The sequence ACCGATTCGGGCGATGCGCCGGCCTGCAGCCGCTGGCGGGCGGCGGACACGGTGCGTTGGCGCGGCGTCAGGGTTTCCAGCGCGATGGTGTGGCGCTGGCGGGCGGCGATGATGGCCAGGTAGCGTCGCGCCACATCGGCCAGTACATCCAGCCGCGCGATGGCGCGTTGCGGGGCCAGCGCATCGATGCGTGCCTGCGCCAGCGTGCGGCGCGCATCCAGCTTGCCGCCGCGTTCGAGCACACTGGCCAGGGTGAGGGTGAGCTCGGCCTGGTCCAGCGCGCGGGTCGGCCCAGTGCCGAACACGTTTTCGATCTCCGCACCAACGCGCAGCGGCGGGCGCAACGCATCGCGCTGCGCCTCGGCGGTGAGCACGGCCTGCTGGCCGTCGGCCAGATGCAGATCGGGATGCTTGGCGGCGACGCGCGCAATGGCGTCGTCCAGGGTCAGCACAGTTTGGGGCGGTACGTCCTGCGCCATGGCGCACGGCACGACCGCGAAGGCGGCAAATGCCGCCAGTCGCAACCACATGAGGGTGTCTCCGCGAATCGGGATCGATGGTCAGGCCGGCAGCCGCCGGCAAGGCATCAGGCCGCGATCGGGGGACGCAATCCTGTCTCGCTCAGGTGCGAGCGGTAGTAAGCAAAAACGCCCACTGGCTGGGCCTGGGTCTGCGTGGACGGCGGCAGCCAGGCCAGCGCCGGCAACACCGCCGGATTCTGGCCGTGGCAGTAGCCGCTGTGCATCAGGGCGTGCATCAGGCCAGCACCATCGCGCTCGCCGGCATCGCCTTCGTCGGCACCGTCATGGCCGTGCGGTGCGGTGTCTTCCAGATGCATCTGGTCGTGCGCCAGCGCGTGAACATCGCCCAGCGCGCAAGCCACCGGTGCGACCAGCACGCCCATGACCAGCACCGCCAACGCCATCAGGCGCAGCAACGGGTGCAACAGGCGGGCGCGGCGAAACAACATGGGCGCAGCGTATCGGGGCCGGGGTAGTTACACAATCGCATGCACGGCGTAGCGTCGTTCACAGACGATCCATCCGCATTGCCTTCGCTCCAGGACACGGAATTTCGAGTCCGTAGCGTGGTTCAGATGCAATCAAATACTTGGGGCGAAAGCACGAGTCGGCCGGGCGCGCGGGGCCCTCGCCGCTTGCGGGACACGCCGTGAATCGATCCCTGGATGCTCGGTGGCGGTATCCATGCATGCCGCCACACGATCCCGCAATTGGCGAGGACACCGCACCAGAAAGTCTGCTGGGGGTCTTTGTTGAAAGCCATGAACACCGACCATCGCGACTGGTCCTTGCCCGCTCACCGTCGCGGGACCTTACGCGGCACGGATGCCGCGTAAGAGCCTCCATGGACGGATTCACGGCGTGTCCCGCGACGGTGGGCGGGCGAGGGCCCTGCAGCCAAACCACAGACCAGCCGCTCCACAGATGGTGCTGTCAGCCGCTCCCAGTGCCCCCACGCGTCACGGCGCCGCGTTGCGCGCCCGCTTGGCGTCAGCCGGGCGCGCCTTGCTGTCGGCGATAAACGCACGCACCTGCTGCTCCAGCACCGGCAAGGTCACCGAGCCCTGCTTCAATACCGCGTCGTGGAAGGCCTTGATGTCGAAGCGATCGCCCAGCTCGCGTTCGGCTTCGGCACGCAGCTTGACGATGGTGATCTCGCCCAGCTTGTAGCTCAGCGCCTGGCCGGGCCAGGAGATGTAGCGATCCACTTCGGTGGTGACTTCGTGTTCGCTCAGTGCGGTGCGGTCGCGCAGATAGGCCAGCGCCTGGTCGCGGCTCCAGCCGTCGTGGTGCACGCCGGTGTCGATCACCAGCCGGCAGGCGCGCCACATCTCGTAGGTGAGCCGGCCGAATTCTTCGTACGGGGTCTCGTAGATACCCATCTCCTGGCCGAGCTTTTCGGTGTACAGCGCCCAGCCTTCGCCATAGGCGGAAATGTAGTTTTCGCGGCGGAACGCGGGCTGGTCGCCCTGCTCCAGCGCCAGCGAGCCTTGTAGCGAATGCCCGGGCGAAGACTCGTGCAGGGTCAGCGCCGGCAGGTTGTACAGCGGCCGCGACGGCAGGTTGTAGGTGTTGACCCAGTAGGTCGTCGCACCACCGCGCCCGGCGGTCCAGAACGGGGCAATGTCGTCCGGCACCGGCTTGATGGTGAAACGCCCGCGCGGCAGCGTGCCGATGAACTTGCCCACCTGCCCGTCCACACGCTTGGAAATCCATGCGGCGCGATCAAGCAGCTCCTGCGGGGTCTTGGCGTAGAACTGCGGGTCGGTGCGCAGGAAGGTCAGGAACTGCGCGAAGCTGCCCTTGAAACCGACCTGCTGGATGATGGCGTTCATCTGGGTCTGGATGCGCGCTACCTCGTCCAGGCCGATCTGGTGAATCTGCTCGGGCGTCAATTCCAGCGTGGTGTATTCGCGGATCTGCTGCCGGTAGAACGCTTTGCCATCGGGCAGCGCTTCGGCCGCCAGGGTGGTTCGCGCCTTGGGCATGTAGTCGGTGCGGAAGAAGGTCAGCAATTTGGCGTAGGCCGGAAGCACCGCGCCGCTGACCGCAGCCTTGGCCTGCGCGCGCAGCTGCGCCTGCTCCGCAGCCGGGATCTGTGTCGGCAATTGCTTGAATGGCGCGTAGAAGGGGGAGTCGGTGGGGTCCTTGACCTCGGCGACGGTGGCGATGGAGACATCGCGCCCGTCCAGCACCGCGCGCGGCACGCTGAAGCCGCGCGCCAGGCCGGTGCGCATGTTGACGATCTGCTGATCGAAATAGCGCGGCACATCGTTCAAGCGCGCGATGTAGGCGCGGTACTCGGCAGCGGTCTTCATCGGCCGCTGCGCCATGAAGCCCAGGTTGGACCAGAACGAGCTATCGGAATTGAACGGCATCTCGTACAGGCGCAGGCGCACCTCGGCCGCGAGGTTTTCCACCTGCGGGCGATAGATCGCAAGGTTGATCTGGTTGGCGGGCGAGAGCTGTTTCGGGTCGATACCGTCGAACTGCTTGAGCACACCCTGCCACACCGCCAGACGCGCTTGCTGGGCGACCGCGCCGACGTCCGGCAGCTTGGTGTTGTCGCCAGTGGTGTCGGTGTCTTCGTCGGCCTGGCCAGTCTCGGCCTGGCGCCATGCCCACTCTTTTTCGTAGATCGCGCGGAAGCGCGCGTCGGCAGGTGCTTCGGCAGTCAGCGTGGCCGGCGGCGTGGCGGCCTGCGCCGAGCTGAAAGCGAAGCCTGCGCCCAGCAGGGCGAGCGAGAGTGCGGCGGCGAGCGGAGAAGTCACGTGCGGAGAGCCTGATCTGAAACGAACGCCCGATCATGGCAGCCCGCGCGTGAGCTGCCATGGGCCGGAAGTCCCAATGGGCTGTTGCCGGCGGTGGCTGTTGAGCTCCCTCTCCTGCCGTCGGGAGCACGTGGGCGGTTGCGCTGATGTGGCTGGAGTGTCGGGCACTGCCCCCCTCCGCCCTGCGGGCACCTTCCCCCGCAAGCGGGGGAAGGGTGCTGGTGTGCCTGTCCAGCGAAGACAGGCGCTGAGCTTGTCGGGGACGCTGCTCACTCCCTCTCCCGCCTGCGGAGAGGGTTGGGGTGAGGGCGCTTTGAGACCGATTGGCTCAGGCCTTGCGTACCACCACCAGATGCCGTTCGCCGTCCAGGCCGGGCACCTGCAAAGGGTGCACCTCGCTCATCGTCCAGCCGTCGGGCAATGCGGCGATCTCTTCGTGCGGATAGAGGCCCTTCATCGCCAGCAGGCTGCCGCCCGGGCGCAGCAGGTGACCACCCACGTCGATGATGCCGGCCAGCGTATCCAGTGCGCGCGCGGTGAGGTGGTCGTAGGCGGCCGGCTCATCCAGCGCTTCGGCACGCGACTCGGCCACGCGCGCGTTGTCCAGTGCCAGGTGACGCAAGGCCTCGCGCATGAAGCGCGCCTTCTTGCCGTTGCTTTCCACCAGGGTCACTTGCAACTGCGGGCGAGTGATGGCCAGCGGAATGCCAGGCAGGCCGGGGCCGGTACCCAGATCGGCCAGGGTGCCGCTGGCGATGTACGGCTGCATGGCAAGCGAATCGAGCAGATGCCGGGTGACCATCTCGCGTGGGTCGCGCACGGCGGTGAGGTTGTAGGTCTTGTTCCAGCGCACCAGCAGGGCCAGGTAACGCAGCAGCGGAGCGGCAAACGCCGCATCCAGGGATTGGGCCTGCAGGCCGCGTTCGAGCGCGGCGGAAACATCGGAGGGAAGTGCGGCATCGTTCATGGCGCGATTATCGCAGTTGACGGTGGAGTGGCGGGAATGGGGAATGGGGAAGCGTCGATGCTCGCGGGAATGATCTGAAGCAACCGGACCGCATCGGCGCAGTCGGCCGGCACTTCACGGCCTTGGTGGCGCGATACGGCGACGCATCGCGGGCATGCTGGCCGGCGCTCGCGATGCCGCGCCTCCCTGGCCGGCATCGACGTGATCCCGGGCACGCGGCCTGGAGCGGTGCCCGTGACAGACACGCAGCGGTAAGACAGCGGCGCTACATCTGCAAGCTCCCCGCTGCGCGAAGGACACCCCATGACCGCCTCCAATCCCTACCGCCGCCGCGTGTTGCAAGGTTTGGGCGCCGGACTCTTGCTGCCGGCAGCTGGCGGTTGGTCTGCACGCAGTCTGGCCGCGCCCTCCGGGCGGCCGATGATCACCGATGGGGTGCAGAGCGGCGATGTGCTGGACGGCCGCGCACTGCTATGGAGCCGCGCCGACCGCCCCGCACGGCTGCGGGTGGAGTGGGATACGCGCCCGAGCCTGCGCCAGGCGCGTCGCGTGGAGGGAGGCATGGCCGTACCCGCCCACGATCTCACCGCGCGCGTGGACCTGGACGGGTTGCCGTGCGACCAGGACATCTTCTATCGGGTGCGCTTCGAGGACGCCGACAGCGGTGTGCTGAGTGCGCCGGTGCATGGGCATCTGCGCAGCGCACCGCAGACGCGCCGCGATGTGCGCTTTGTCTGGAGCGGCGACACCGTGGGCCAGGGCTTCCGCATCAATCCCGACGTCGGCGGCATGCGCATCTACAGCGCGATGCGCGCACGCAACCCGGATTTCTTCCTGCATAGCGGCGACACCATCTATGCCGACAGCCCGGTCCCGGCCGAACTCATCGTCGAGGAAGGCAAGCGCTGGCGCAATCTCACCACCGCGGCCAAGAGCAAGGTGGCCGAAACGCTGGACGAGTTTCGCGGCAACTACCGCTACAACCTGCTCGACGACCATGTGCGCCGCTTCAATGCCGAGGTGCCGCAGCTGTGGCAATGGGACGACCACGAAACCACCAACAACTGGTCGCCCGGCAAGCAATTGGATACGCGCTACCAGGTGCGCGATATCCAGGTGCTGGCCGCGCGCGCGCGCAAAGCGTTCCTGGAATACGCACCGATGCGCGGCGTGCGCGCCGACGGCGATGGGCGCATCTATCGCAAGATCAGCTATGGCCCGCTGCTGGATGTGTTCGTGCTGGACATGCGCAGTTATCGCGGCGCCAATAGCGATAACCTGCAACCCACGCCGAGCGCAGAGACCGCATTTCTCGGCGCCGAGCAGCTGGCCTGGCTGCAGCGCGCATTGGCCGGCTCACGCGCGCAGTGGAAGGTGATCGCCGCCGACATGCCGATCGGTTTGCAGGTCCCCGATGGCGAAGATGGCAACGGGCGCCCACGCTGGGAAGCAATCGCCAATGGCGATGATGGCGCGCCGCGCGGACGCGAGCAGGAGATCGCCGCACTGCTGCGTTTCATCAGCCGCGCGCGCATCCGCAACACGGTGTGGCTGACGGCCGATGTGCATTATTGCGCCGCGCATTACTACCACCCGGACCGCGCCGCGTTTCAGCAGTTCGAGCCGTTCTGGGAATTCGTCGGCGGCCCGCTCAATGCCGGCAGCTTCGGCCCGAATGCGCTGGATGCCACCTTCGGCCCGACGGTGGTGTTCCAGAAGGCGCCGCCCGCGCCAAACACCTCACCGCTGGCCGGGTATCAGTTCTTCGGCGAGGTGGAGATCGACGGCGCCAGTGGCGTATTGACGGTGACCTTGCGCGATATCGATGGCGTGGCGCAGTTCCGTCAGCCGATCTTGCCGTTTGGCGCGGCGCCTCACGTGGCGGGCTGAGGATAAAACGCCAGCGCGGCGCGGCAGTCGGGCGCGGCCCACCATTCGTGCAGCTGCCACTGCGTGGCATCGCCAAGTTCGGGGTCGCACCACTGCAGCTGCAATGCGCCATCTGGCGCCAGCGTATACGCTAGCCGATGCAGGCCGAACGACAAGCCATGCCCGTAGGCCTTGAGCAAGGCCTCCTTGGCGCACCACAGGCGGAAAAACAGCGCCTGCTGTGCGTCGGCCCCCCGCGCCGCCAGCAACGCCAGTTCGTCGGGGTGGAAGAAACGCTGCGCGATGTCCAGCAGGCGCGGGCGTGCGCGGATACGTTCCAGATCCACCCCCAGCCGCACGCCGCGACCCAGCCCAACCAGCAGATAGTCGCCACTGTGGCTCCAGCCGGTATCCCAGTCGGGCAGCGCCGGCTGCAGGGAGGGTCGGCCTCGCGCGTCGCGCTCCAGTGGCACCCGCGCAGAGTCGATCCCCAATGCCGGGCCAAGCAACTGACGTGCCTGCGGCTCGCCGCGCTCGCCATGCCGGTGCGGACGCAGCCACAGCTGCACCGGTCCGACCTGCCAGCTCGCGTGCGCTGTCACGCCTTATGCACCAAACCGAACATTCGACCAAATCGTTCATCGCGCTCGACAGCTGCTTCACGGCACGCTGCGTCCAATGGCGCCCATGCACCGCTCCCGGTGCAAGCGAACGAGGAGATTGGCACCATGGGCATCATCATCTGGTTGATCATCGGCGGCATCGTGGGTTGGCTGGCCAGCATCATCATGCGTCGCGATGCACAGCAGGGCATCATTCTCAATGTGGTGGTCGGTATCGTTGGTGCGATGATTGCCGGTTGGTTCTTAGGCGGCGGCATCAATCAGGCGATCACGGTGATGACCTTCGTCTGGTCGTTGGTGGGTGCGGT comes from Xanthomonas vesicatoria ATCC 35937 and encodes:
- a CDS encoding DUF885 domain-containing protein, which translates into the protein MTSPLAAALSLALLGAGFAFSSAQAATPPATLTAEAPADARFRAIYEKEWAWRQAETGQADEDTDTTGDNTKLPDVGAVAQQARLAVWQGVLKQFDGIDPKQLSPANQINLAIYRPQVENLAAEVRLRLYEMPFNSDSSFWSNLGFMAQRPMKTAAEYRAYIARLNDVPRYFDQQIVNMRTGLARGFSVPRAVLDGRDVSIATVAEVKDPTDSPFYAPFKQLPTQIPAAEQAQLRAQAKAAVSGAVLPAYAKLLTFFRTDYMPKARTTLAAEALPDGKAFYRQQIREYTTLELTPEQIHQIGLDEVARIQTQMNAIIQQVGFKGSFAQFLTFLRTDPQFYAKTPQELLDRAAWISKRVDGQVGKFIGTLPRGRFTIKPVPDDIAPFWTAGRGGATTYWVNTYNLPSRPLYNLPALTLHESSPGHSLQGSLALEQGDQPAFRRENYISAYGEGWALYTEKLGQEMGIYETPYEEFGRLTYEMWRACRLVIDTGVHHDGWSRDQALAYLRDRTALSEHEVTTEVDRYISWPGQALSYKLGEITIVKLRAEAERELGDRFDIKAFHDAVLKQGSVTLPVLEQQVRAFIADSKARPADAKRARNAAP
- the rsmG gene encoding 16S rRNA (guanine(527)-N(7))-methyltransferase RsmG, with translation MNDAALPSDVSAALERGLQAQSLDAAFAAPLLRYLALLVRWNKTYNLTAVRDPREMVTRHLLDSLAMQPYIASGTLADLGTGPGLPGIPLAITRPQLQVTLVESNGKKARFMREALRHLALDNARVAESRAEALDEPAAYDHLTARALDTLAGIIDVGGHLLRPGGSLLAMKGLYPHEEIAALPDGWTMSEVHPLQVPGLDGERHLVVVRKA
- a CDS encoding alkaline phosphatase D family protein produces the protein MTASNPYRRRVLQGLGAGLLLPAAGGWSARSLAAPSGRPMITDGVQSGDVLDGRALLWSRADRPARLRVEWDTRPSLRQARRVEGGMAVPAHDLTARVDLDGLPCDQDIFYRVRFEDADSGVLSAPVHGHLRSAPQTRRDVRFVWSGDTVGQGFRINPDVGGMRIYSAMRARNPDFFLHSGDTIYADSPVPAELIVEEGKRWRNLTTAAKSKVAETLDEFRGNYRYNLLDDHVRRFNAEVPQLWQWDDHETTNNWSPGKQLDTRYQVRDIQVLAARARKAFLEYAPMRGVRADGDGRIYRKISYGPLLDVFVLDMRSYRGANSDNLQPTPSAETAFLGAEQLAWLQRALAGSRAQWKVIAADMPIGLQVPDGEDGNGRPRWEAIANGDDGAPRGREQEIAALLRFISRARIRNTVWLTADVHYCAAHYYHPDRAAFQQFEPFWEFVGGPLNAGSFGPNALDATFGPTVVFQKAPPAPNTSPLAGYQFFGEVEIDGASGVLTVTLRDIDGVAQFRQPILPFGAAPHVAG
- a CDS encoding 4'-phosphopantetheinyl transferase family protein; translated protein: MTAHASWQVGPVQLWLRPHRHGERGEPQARQLLGPALGIDSARVPLERDARGRPSLQPALPDWDTGWSHSGDYLLVGLGRGVRLGVDLERIRARPRLLDIAQRFFHPDELALLAARGADAQQALFFRLWCAKEALLKAYGHGLSFGLHRLAYTLAPDGALQLQWCDPELGDATQWQLHEWWAAPDCRAALAFYPQPAT
- a CDS encoding GlsB/YeaQ/YmgE family stress response membrane protein → MGIIIWLIIGGIVGWLASIIMRRDAQQGIILNVVVGIVGAMIAGWFLGGGINQAITVMTFVWSLVGAVILLAIVNLFTRGRVR